A window of the Kazachstania africana CBS 2517 chromosome 10, complete genome genome harbors these coding sequences:
- the AQR1 gene encoding Aqr1p (similar to Saccharomyces cerevisiae AQR1 (YNL065W) and QDR1 (YIL120W); ancestral locus Anc_2.242): MSEVYSLHSDDDIGSSSNVTDQIKKLHDDPTITKWRDYQKLHGTISRTTTNELGDDDTSSECSHDEQEQQHIVEGEQNYPHTLLTYRQKWFMVFLMTITGFWSSLGSPIYYPALKELEQKFNIDENKVNVTVVVYLLFQGVAPAISGGLADVYGRRPVILGGMLIFVVASIGIAKAPSYGVIVFLRCIQSIGISPTIAISSGVVSDFTVKRERGTFVGATSGLVLIGQGIGPLLGAVITAALHWRAVFWFLTIGCGSCMIIGFFLLPETKRTIVGNLSIKPKNIINRAPITYLPVVQKRFHYDNPDYDSLDLNKPTLDLSTAFRITALPEIFLSLLPGGLQFAMWTLMLSSISSELSVAPYNYSLTIIGVCYLPAGIGGLAGSMLTGRVIDLYYRRSLQKFQEDKESGKISEDTPFNNFKVRLACVLPQCFIAICSFILFGWSVDKGWKIPSVLITSFVCSYCTMSSLSVMTTLLVDLYPTKSSTASSCFNFVRCSLSTIFMGCFAKMKQSMTVGGTFSFLCGLLLCANLLTFIPLTKGIQLRERRAAKMEAKRQAKRDIEKESDL, encoded by the coding sequence ATGTCAGAAGTATATAGTTTACATTCAGATGATGACATAGGTTCTTCAAGTAATGTAACGGATCAAATCAAGAAACTACATGACGATCCAACTATTACAAAATGGAGGGACTATCAGAAACTTCATGGTACAATTTCTCGTACTACTACGAACGAATTAGGTGATGATGACACTTCATCCGAATGTAGTCACGATGAGCAAGAACAACAACACATAGTAGAAGGCGAGCAAAACTATCCTCACACACTTTTGACCTATCGACAAAAATGGTTCATGGTTTTTTTAATGACGATAACTGGTTTTTGGTCATCCCTGGGTTCTCCAATTTATTATCCTgctttgaaagaattagaacaaaagttcaatattgatgaaaataaagttaATGTCACTGTGGTGGTATATTTATTGTTTCAAGGTGTAGCTCCTGCAATTTCCGGTGGTCTAGCAGATGTTTACGGTCGTAGACCAGTCATTCTTGGAGGTATGCTTATCTTTGTGGTTGCCTCCATTGGTATCGCTAAAGCACCATCTTATGGTGTTATTGTCTTCTTAAGATGTATTCAGAGTATTGGTATCTCACCAACAATTGCTATAAGTTCAGGTGTCGTCAGTGATTTCACTGTGAAAAGGGAAAGAGGTACTTTTGTGGGTGCTACATCGGGTCTTGTCTTAATCGGCCAGGGTATCGGTCCCTTACTAGGTGCCGTCATTACAGCAGCTTTACATTGGAGAGCAGTCTTCTGGTTTTTAACCATCGGCTGTGGTTCCTGTATGATTATTggatttttcttattacCAGAAACCAAGAGAACAATTGTAggtaatctttcaattaaaccaaaaaatatcataaatAGAGCACCCATCACATATTTACCAGTTGTTCAAAAAAGGTTTCATTATGACAACCCAGATTATGATTCTTTGGATTTGAATAAACCAACTCTAGATCTTTCTACTGCTTTCAGAATAACAGCATTACCAGAAAtctttttatctttattgCCTGGTGGGTTACAATTTGCCATGTGGACTTTAATgctttcatcaatttcctCAGAATTAAGTGTCGCGCCATATAATTATTCTTTGACTATAATTGGTGTCTGTTATCTACCAGCTGGTATTGGTGGTTTGGCTGGTTCAATGTTAACCGGTAGAGTGATAGATTTATATTACAGAAGATCTCTTCAGAAGTTTcaagaagataaagaaagtGGGAAAATTTCTGAAGATACAcctttcaataactttaaAGTTCGTCTAGCATGTGTCTTGCCACAATGTTTTATTGCTATTTGTTCCTTTATCCTTTTCGGTTGGAGTGTAGATAAAGGTTGGAAGATTCCTTCCGTTTTAATTACATCATTTGTTTGTTCATATTGTACTATGAGTTCATTATCCGTTATGACTACTTTGTTAGTGGATTTATATCCAACTAAATCATCAACAGCCAGTAGTTGTTTCAACTTCGTTAGATGTTCATTGAGTACTATCTTTATGGGTTGTTTTGCTAAGATGAAACAATCAATGACTGTTGGTGGTACGTTCAGTTTCCTTTGTGGGCTTTTGTTATGTGCCAATCTTTTAACATTCATTCCACTGACTAAAGGTATCCAATtaagagaaagaagagcCGCAAAGATGGAAGCTAAGAGACAAGCTAAGagagatattgaaaaggaaagtGATCTTTGA
- the YDJ1 gene encoding type I HSP40 co-chaperone YDJ1 (similar to Saccharomyces cerevisiae YDJ1 (YNL064C); ancestral locus Anc_2.243), with translation MVRETKLYDILGVSPTASDSEIKKAYRKQALKYHPDKNPSEEAAEKFKEASSAYEVLSDSEKRDIYDQFGQDGLSGNGGMPGGAGGFGFGEDLFSQFFGGAGASRPRGPQRGRDIKHEISVSLEELYKGKTSKLALNKQILCKTCEGRGGKKGAVKKCSSCNGQGIKFVTRQMGPMIQRFQTECDVCHGTGDIIDAKDRCKDCHGKKIANERKILQVNVDPGMKNGQKVVFKGEADQAPDIIPGDVIFVISEKPHKHFQRVGDDLIYEAEIDLLTAVAGGEFALEHVSGEWLKVSIVPGEVIAPNMRKVVEGKGMPIQKYGGYGNLIIKFSIKFPENHFADEDTLKKLEEILPARKPLPTFPKNAIVDDCVLSDYNPSRHDNSRGARGGASYHSDDEDEGQGAEGVQCASQ, from the coding sequence atgGTTAGAGAAACAAAGTTATACGATATCTTGGGTGTTTCACCAACAGCTTCAGATTCTGAAATTAAGAAAGCTTACAGAAAACaagctttgaaatatcatcCAGATAAGAATCCAAGTGAAGAAGCcgctgaaaaattcaaagaagctTCTTCTGCCTACGAAGTCTTGTCAGACTCAGAAAAGAGAGATATTTATGATCAGTTCGGTCAAGATGGTTTAAGTGGAAATGGTGGTATGCCAGGTGGTGCCGGTGGTTTCGGCTTCGGTGAAGATTTGTTCTCTCAATTCTTCGGTGGAGCTGGTGCTTCCAGGCCTAGAGGTCCACAAAGAGGTAGAGATATTAAGCACGAAATTAGTGTCAGTTTAGAAGAATTATACAAAGGTAAGACTTCTAAATTAGCTTTaaacaaacaaattttATGTAAGACTTGTGAAGGTAGAGGTGGTAAGAAGGGCGCCGTCAAGAAATGTTCCAGTTGTAACGGTCAAGGTATTAAATTTGTGACTAGACAAATGGGTCCAATGATTCAAAGATTCCAAACTGAGTGTGACGTTTGTCATGGTACAGGTGATATTATCGATGCAAAGGACCGTTGTAAAGATTGTCATGGTAAGAAAATCGccaatgaaagaaaaattttacaagtTAATGTTGATCCAGGTATGAAAAATGGTCAAAAAGTTGTATTCAAAGGTGAAGCCGACCAAGCTCCAGATATCATCCCAGGTGATGTTATCTTTGTCATAAGTGAAAAACCACACAAGCATTTCCAAAGAGTTGGTGATGACTTAATATACGAAGCTGAAATCGATCTATTGACCGCCGTTGCAGGTGGTGAATTCGCCTTAGAACACGTCTCTGGCGAATGGTTGAAGGTTTCCATCGTTCCAGGTGAAGTCATTGCTCCAAATATGCGTAAAGTTGTCGAAGGTAAAGGTATGccaattcaaaaatacgGTGGCTACGGTAATTTAATCATTAAATTCTCAATCAAATTCCCAGAAAACCATTTTGCCGATGAAGACactttaaagaaattagaagaaatcTTACCTGCAAGAAAACCATTACCAACTTTCCCAAAGAATGCAATTGTCGATGACTGTGTTCTATCCGATTATAACCCAAGTAGACACGATAACTCTCGTGGTGCTAGAGGTGGTGCTAGTTACCattctgatgatgaagatgaaggtCAAGGTGCTGAAGGTGTCCAATGTGCATCTCAATAG